One segment of Candidatus Poribacteria bacterium DNA contains the following:
- a CDS encoding WD40 repeat domain-containing protein: MNENVNTWALPDGAIARLGRGYVEDLALSPDRKTLVVATCIGVWLYELSTMTPIDLWETERGMSCRLNFSPNGKWLAIGNRDQTLKVWDVDQGKSITRIETSKIRFRSRLSRVVFSNDSQYIATSEPLIGIVHLWHAETGEQIAEFQADPNITVRWQGGVPRPLCFSDDGQLLACPTPADSEGIADFISVWHVETGEQIASLRGHTARVYALNFSPCGQYLAAGDLSGGTLREWDVTAGTWMGELSYPEYRRITPTYSGSGSLLAAGVHQSTLTVWDVKTDEKLNTFDSRGGVDVLRFLTEKSPSGGRLKPALIFATEREIKVWDTENPRAAASISREVHYPHFVAFLPDGQTLVSVDSAGTTCWNIAEKRRQQLIARPNTEIRSVYISPTGSIRAIGSIKNRLFVWDVDADETIATFAGHQEFVRTFAFAPAGESFASGDADGGLYVWDTQGKQTALVGHTDLIRSLAFDPDGKRLVSGSADGTARIWDVDSGEEIGTLPLTPFDLTLESENYVGDAEQKQRKLRLQRNRHIRGDTAYHPITLEAVVFSPCGSFIVGGMHNEIRVWDATNYELLMAILPPHECRQPFALTFSSCGRYFASGSWWYAGEKAPIELWKVDTGENIPTLKKFATLPGHPTDVQCLAFSPDGTLLASASFDGTILLWDMTPYRTSNAC; the protein is encoded by the coding sequence ATGAATGAGAATGTTAACACGTGGGCGTTACCTGATGGAGCAATTGCTCGATTGGGACGCGGATATGTGGAAGATCTCGCGCTTTCGCCAGATAGGAAGACGCTGGTCGTTGCCACCTGTATCGGAGTATGGTTGTATGAACTCTCAACGATGACTCCGATCGATTTGTGGGAAACGGAGCGTGGGATGAGTTGCCGCCTCAATTTTTCTCCTAATGGCAAATGGCTTGCCATTGGCAACCGTGACCAGACCCTTAAGGTATGGGACGTTGATCAAGGGAAAAGCATTACCCGGATTGAAACTTCAAAAATTAGATTTAGATCGAGACTGAGCCGGGTTGTCTTTTCCAATGACAGTCAGTACATCGCCACTTCTGAGCCGCTTATCGGTATCGTTCATCTTTGGCATGCCGAAACAGGAGAGCAGATTGCCGAGTTCCAAGCCGACCCGAACATAACAGTCCGATGGCAAGGGGGTGTTCCGCGTCCTCTCTGCTTTTCTGATGATGGGCAGCTCCTTGCCTGTCCAACGCCCGCGGATAGTGAAGGCATCGCCGATTTCATCTCGGTGTGGCATGTAGAAACAGGTGAACAGATTGCTTCCCTGAGAGGACATACGGCACGGGTATATGCGCTTAACTTTTCGCCGTGTGGACAATACCTTGCCGCAGGTGATTTATCTGGTGGCACCTTGCGAGAGTGGGATGTTACCGCAGGTACCTGGATGGGGGAGTTGTCATATCCTGAATATCGGCGGATAACGCCGACTTACTCAGGGTCAGGAAGCCTTCTTGCTGCTGGTGTGCATCAATCCACGCTCACCGTCTGGGATGTGAAAACCGATGAGAAACTCAATACTTTTGATTCTCGTGGGGGCGTTGATGTTCTACGCTTTTTAACTGAGAAATCACCGTCTGGTGGGAGATTGAAACCAGCTCTGATTTTCGCAACTGAACGAGAGATCAAAGTGTGGGATACGGAGAATCCTCGCGCTGCCGCTTCGATTTCCAGAGAAGTTCACTATCCACACTTCGTGGCGTTTTTACCGGATGGGCAGACCTTGGTGAGCGTTGACTCTGCTGGGACGACCTGTTGGAATATTGCCGAGAAACGACGACAGCAATTGATTGCTCGTCCGAATACAGAAATTCGTTCCGTCTATATCTCACCAACGGGTAGTATCCGCGCTATCGGTAGCATTAAAAACAGACTCTTTGTATGGGATGTTGATGCCGACGAAACAATCGCGACCTTTGCTGGACATCAAGAATTCGTTCGGACCTTTGCCTTCGCCCCCGCGGGTGAGTCTTTTGCGAGTGGGGATGCAGACGGGGGATTATATGTATGGGATACACAAGGAAAACAAACGGCTTTGGTGGGACATACAGATTTAATTCGATCCTTAGCCTTTGATCCAGATGGAAAACGACTGGTAAGTGGTTCAGCCGACGGAACCGCTCGGATCTGGGATGTTGATTCTGGCGAAGAGATTGGTACACTTCCATTAACACCTTTTGATTTAACTTTAGAATCGGAAAACTATGTTGGGGATGCAGAGCAAAAACAGCGTAAACTTCGGTTGCAGCGTAACAGACACATCAGAGGAGACACAGCCTATCATCCTATCACACTGGAAGCGGTTGTTTTTTCACCATGTGGAAGTTTTATTGTTGGTGGAATGCACAACGAGATTCGGGTGTGGGATGCCACAAATTATGAACTCCTCATGGCGATACTTCCACCTCACGAATGTCGGCAGCCGTTTGCGCTAACATTTTCATCTTGTGGTCGATATTTCGCCTCTGGTTCTTGGTGGTATGCTGGAGAGAAAGCCCCTATCGAGTTGTGGAAAGTTGACACAGGGGAAAATATCCCCACTCTGAAAAAATTCGCCACACTTCCTGGTCATCCGACAGATGTTCAATGTCTCGCCTTTTCACCAGACGGCACGCTTTTGGCAAGTGCGAGTTTTGATGGCACCATTCTCTTATGGGATATGACCCCTTACCGGACATCGAACGCATGTTAA
- a CDS encoding ABC transporter permease subunit has product MLTLIRRELLDNLMTFRFAAAVFIMLLLVVANTVVLIEDYERRLSGHNAAVEMHQRQLHEKKTYSSGLTRLYVDRPPNPLSIFNVGFDKQLGNQVRVSHSFVPTLWDAHMHGSSNPFMDMFASMDIIFIFEVILGLLALLFAYDAFAGEYENGTLRLVLTHPVRRGNILVAKYISAMICLIVPLAISLLLSLILLTISSSVFLNTDNFLRISGIIFTSVAYLSVFYLIGLLISAATRRTSTALMFSMFVWGFLVLVYPNVILTVIPQPKAPQARTASAFNQIEQMWNEFDRERKHFLATDDFPGEDWGYELRGWGSRSAFLLGSRPTLFYRYRSMMNFQGFGEEDEPKIPHARKHFRYLGPRIIDTAEKTWLIRKPALEDIFVRPAEVERIWLKFSPVGVYDAATQAWAGTDLHGVRDFFDAARQYRQQVIDYLYDKEAFGSRQWFSSDKGAADWSDLPQFDYQRVDSNTNAMRALPNVCLLFMINIILFVVIFLIFVKSEV; this is encoded by the coding sequence ATGCTAACACTGATCCGTCGAGAACTTCTTGATAACTTAATGACATTTCGTTTTGCGGCAGCAGTTTTCATTATGCTGCTACTTGTTGTTGCGAATACTGTTGTGCTCATAGAGGACTATGAGCGACGGTTGTCTGGCCACAACGCCGCTGTCGAAATGCATCAACGGCAACTCCATGAGAAAAAAACCTATTCTTCAGGGCTAACAAGATTATACGTTGACCGTCCGCCTAACCCTCTAAGCATCTTCAATGTCGGGTTCGATAAGCAGCTCGGAAATCAGGTTCGGGTATCACACTCATTCGTTCCAACACTGTGGGATGCCCACATGCATGGATCTTCTAATCCATTTATGGATATGTTTGCTTCAATGGATATTATTTTTATCTTTGAAGTTATCCTGGGTCTGTTAGCACTACTTTTCGCGTACGATGCATTCGCGGGAGAATACGAAAATGGAACGTTGCGTTTAGTTTTGACGCATCCGGTTAGACGCGGTAATATATTGGTTGCGAAATACATCAGCGCAATGATTTGCCTAATTGTCCCGTTAGCGATAAGTTTACTCCTCTCGCTTATTTTACTAACGATATCCTCCTCCGTCTTTCTGAATACTGACAATTTTCTTCGCATTAGTGGTATTATTTTCACCTCTGTTGCGTATCTTTCCGTATTCTATCTCATTGGATTATTGATTTCGGCTGCGACGCGCCGAACGAGTACAGCGTTGATGTTCTCTATGTTCGTGTGGGGATTTTTGGTACTGGTGTACCCAAATGTGATTCTCACTGTGATCCCACAGCCCAAGGCTCCGCAGGCGCGCACGGCATCCGCTTTCAATCAAATAGAACAGATGTGGAACGAATTCGACAGAGAACGCAAACACTTCCTTGCCACCGACGATTTTCCAGGGGAAGATTGGGGTTATGAACTCAGAGGGTGGGGATCTCGTTCCGCCTTTTTATTAGGTAGTCGCCCCACACTCTTCTATCGATATCGTAGTATGATGAACTTCCAAGGGTTTGGTGAGGAAGATGAACCCAAGATCCCTCACGCACGGAAACATTTCCGCTACCTCGGTCCGAGAATTATTGATACAGCAGAAAAAACATGGCTCATACGAAAGCCGGCACTTGAAGACATTTTCGTTCGTCCAGCAGAGGTTGAGCGAATCTGGTTGAAGTTTTCGCCCGTAGGGGTATATGATGCCGCAACGCAAGCCTGGGCAGGTACGGACTTGCATGGTGTCAGAGATTTTTTCGACGCTGCAAGACAGTATAGACAGCAGGTAATTGACTATCTCTACGATAAAGAGGCATTCGGATCGCGACAGTGGTTTTCCTCAGACAAGGGGGCAGCGGATTGGAGCGACCTACCACAATTTGACTATCAAAGAGTTGATAGTAACACGAATGCAATGCGCGCACTGCCAAATGTATGTTTATTATTCATGATTAATATCATACTTTTCGTTGTAATATTTCTGATTTTCGTCAAAAGTGAGGTGTAG
- a CDS encoding ABC transporter permease subunit, with protein MVWDIAKRELYDNLNSLRFALATMLLLGLMLTNAIIHLREHPARIQKYRDTVAEHQNRLKSHAENSLYELARKGPVDLSKKPSRLHFCAEGGEVFLSEYVASRYGRWGWGDGDLESFWMLEYPSVTPNLRNIRPNVTRVDWGFIIGYVLSLVALLFTFDAISGERERGTLRLMLANAVPRHTVLIGKFLGALISINIPFTIAVLVNLFVISTSSDVHLGAGEWSRLGIIFGVALLYTCLFLALGLLVSSRVQRSAVSLVILLLVWVTLVVFMPSTLASIAGGSSSPRPTFGFSERSSQLHDELDKKYSARIHDAGEDSTKRLQLLGEFVTKDAEGQEQLHEERLKQRIAQVKKARAITRFSPVTIVQHLLESFAGTGFERHLQFLENAKSHARQFRTFIVDTDREDPDSLHFLGVRAGMSGKPVSPEAVPKFEDTLSLSHDFNTAAMDLLLLTLFVIVLLSGAYLAFVRVEV; from the coding sequence ATGGTTTGGGATATTGCAAAACGCGAACTCTACGATAACCTGAATAGCCTCCGCTTTGCGCTTGCAACAATGTTGCTGCTCGGATTAATGCTGACCAACGCGATTATACATCTCCGAGAACACCCGGCGCGGATACAGAAATATCGAGATACTGTTGCTGAACATCAAAATCGTTTAAAGTCTCATGCCGAGAACAGTTTATATGAACTTGCACGAAAGGGGCCTGTCGATCTCTCCAAAAAGCCGTCTCGACTCCATTTCTGTGCAGAGGGCGGTGAGGTGTTTTTATCAGAATATGTGGCGAGTAGGTATGGGCGCTGGGGTTGGGGGGACGGTGACTTAGAAAGTTTTTGGATGCTTGAGTATCCATCGGTTACCCCTAATTTACGGAATATCCGTCCAAATGTTACCAGAGTAGATTGGGGTTTTATCATCGGTTACGTCTTAAGCCTCGTCGCACTCCTGTTCACCTTCGACGCAATCTCAGGCGAACGCGAACGTGGCACCTTACGACTAATGTTGGCGAACGCTGTGCCAAGGCACACCGTGCTAATTGGCAAATTTTTGGGGGCATTGATAAGTATCAACATCCCGTTTACCATTGCTGTGTTGGTGAATCTATTCGTAATTTCTACATCGAGTGATGTCCATCTCGGTGCGGGAGAATGGAGCCGTTTGGGAATCATTTTTGGTGTCGCGCTCCTGTACACGTGTTTATTTCTGGCGTTAGGTTTGTTAGTATCGTCGCGTGTACAGCGGAGTGCAGTGAGTCTTGTGATACTCCTATTGGTTTGGGTCACACTTGTGGTTTTTATGCCGAGCACCCTCGCGTCTATCGCGGGTGGCTCTTCATCGCCCAGACCTACTTTTGGATTTTCGGAACGCTCCAGTCAACTTCACGATGAACTTGACAAGAAATATAGTGCTCGTATCCATGATGCCGGCGAGGATTCAACAAAAAGATTACAATTGTTAGGCGAGTTCGTTACCAAAGACGCGGAAGGGCAGGAACAACTGCACGAAGAACGCTTAAAGCAGCGGATTGCCCAAGTCAAAAAGGCGCGTGCTATCACCCGTTTTTCACCTGTTACGATTGTGCAGCACCTCCTTGAATCTTTCGCTGGCACAGGTTTTGAGCGACATCTGCAGTTCTTAGAGAACGCCAAATCTCATGCCCGACAGTTCCGGACATTTATCGTTGACACCGATAGAGAGGACCCAGATAGCCTTCATTTTTTAGGTGTTCGTGCAGGCATGTCAGGGAAACCTGTCAGTCCAGAAGCTGTTCCCAAATTTGAAGATACGCTCAGCCTGAGTCATGATTTTAACACAGCGGCGATGGATCTGCTGTTGCTAACGCTGTTTGTTATAGTGCTTCTATCGGGGGCGTATCTTGCGTTTGTGCGCGTTGAAGTGTGA
- a CDS encoding ABC transporter permease subunit, with amino-acid sequence MLKTLIRRELLDNLMTFRFAAVLLITLLLVVANTVVLVQDYEQRLESYNDAVKMHRQDLRNSKTYSTAYLFVDRAPNPLSIFNIGLDKRLGNLIGIYHGFMPTLWDAQMHGADNPFIAFFSSIDIVFVFEVILSLMGLIFAYDAIAGERERGTLRLVLAQPIGRGQILLAKYISAMACLLVPLILSLLFALLFLTRSIPLSIADFLRIAGIVFTSFAYLSLFYLIGLLISVATRRTGTALMLAMFVWGFLVLVYPNLIRVTVNPGGDIQARVKTAQNQIQQILDTYERERQKFLEKEGIAGETSEFSKALGFYHQADVDPVTLMTYIENMSVISEIRPDFEKYVPVAKRYYNFVEPLVTQTVEKAWRVRKQALDEIYVRQATTDRILLKLSPVGIYDAATQAWAGTDLSGLRDFFDTARRYRKVVIDYLYAKDAMSSREWFIADKGAVDWSTLPQFTFQRSDVGTNAKRALPDMFLLMICNLVLFMLIVLIFIKSEV; translated from the coding sequence ATGCTTAAAACACTCATTCGTAGGGAACTGCTTGACAATCTAATGACTTTCCGTTTCGCAGCGGTATTGCTCATCACGCTGTTGCTCGTTGTTGCAAATACAGTCGTGCTTGTCCAAGATTACGAACAACGTTTGGAGAGTTACAATGATGCCGTCAAAATGCATCGTCAGGACCTACGCAATTCCAAAACCTATTCTACTGCATATCTGTTCGTTGACCGGGCACCGAATCCGTTGAGTATTTTCAATATCGGATTAGATAAACGTTTGGGAAACCTCATCGGTATCTATCACGGATTTATGCCGACACTCTGGGATGCCCAAATGCACGGCGCGGACAACCCGTTTATCGCTTTCTTTTCTTCAATTGATATTGTCTTTGTCTTTGAGGTTATCCTCAGCCTAATGGGGTTAATATTCGCTTACGATGCAATTGCGGGGGAACGTGAACGCGGCACGTTACGTCTCGTTCTCGCACAGCCTATTGGACGTGGGCAGATCTTACTTGCGAAATATATCAGTGCGATGGCGTGTCTGTTGGTTCCTTTGATATTGAGTCTGCTTTTTGCGTTGTTGTTCTTAACGCGTTCGATTCCGTTGTCAATCGCTGATTTTCTCCGCATCGCCGGGATTGTTTTTACATCGTTTGCGTACTTATCGCTGTTTTACCTCATTGGATTGCTGATTTCCGTAGCGACGCGTAGAACCGGCACTGCCCTCATGCTCGCGATGTTTGTATGGGGGTTTTTGGTACTCGTGTATCCGAATTTGATTCGGGTAACTGTTAATCCTGGAGGTGACATCCAAGCGCGTGTGAAGACTGCCCAGAACCAGATTCAACAGATTTTAGATACATACGAGCGGGAACGTCAAAAGTTCCTTGAAAAAGAGGGAATCGCTGGCGAGACATCGGAATTCAGCAAGGCGTTAGGATTTTATCACCAGGCGGATGTGGATCCAGTAACCCTGATGACTTATATTGAAAATATGAGTGTTATTTCAGAAATTCGTCCGGACTTTGAGAAGTACGTTCCCGTCGCTAAGCGGTATTACAATTTCGTTGAACCGTTGGTTACCCAAACAGTAGAAAAGGCGTGGCGCGTCCGCAAGCAGGCACTTGATGAAATTTACGTCCGACAAGCCACAACTGATAGGATATTGTTGAAACTCTCACCCGTAGGTATCTATGACGCTGCGACGCAGGCATGGGCAGGGACTGACCTATCTGGCCTCAGAGATTTTTTCGATACAGCGCGACGTTACCGAAAAGTTGTGATTGACTATCTCTACGCGAAAGATGCGATGTCGTCAAGAGAGTGGTTTATCGCCGATAAAGGTGCCGTCGATTGGAGCACACTCCCGCAGTTCACTTTTCAAAGAAGCGATGTTGGAACAAATGCAAAACGGGCACTACCGGACATGTTCCTACTGATGATCTGTAACCTCGTCCTGTTTATGTTGATAGTTCTTATTTTTATTAAAAGTGAGGTGTAG
- a CDS encoding ABC transporter permease subunit, with amino-acid sequence MWHIAKRELYDNLNSLRFALATVLVLALMLTNAILYLREHPARAQAYHNAAANATKTLEARSTSLYRLAAEGPGDLHKAPSPLRFCAEGDEAFLPTHAGGSNFFPAIANVRPVWRMIYPQDTPHLFNIRPDFTTLDWAFIVGYVLSFIALLFTFDSISGELERGTLRLTLANPIPRHIVLVGKFLGTFISINIPFAVAVLMNLLLISTSDAVQLNTEAWGRLGILYGIVILYTCLFIALGLLISAAVRESGVSLVVLLLIWVSFVVFVPNTLASIGSRTSVPIAYMEFWSQRIQLGNEARDAYRDKYGDSQTPPPVHVLGEYVTTEAEAYERFNETYLKQQIEQGKRARAITRISPTAITQRLFESFAGTGFERHLQFIENVQRYARQYREFVIDTDRADPESLHVVGIQEGMSQKSVSPEAIPKFKDTLSLNRDVNTAATDLLLLVLFLGVLMSGAYLAFVRLEI; translated from the coding sequence ATGTGGCATATTGCAAAGCGTGAACTCTATGACAATCTGAATAGCCTCCGTTTCGCATTGGCGACGGTGTTGGTGTTAGCATTGATGCTGACCAACGCGATCCTGTATCTGCGCGAACACCCAGCGCGCGCACAAGCATATCACAACGCCGCTGCCAACGCTACAAAGACATTAGAAGCACGTAGCACCAGCTTATATCGCCTGGCAGCAGAAGGCCCCGGAGATTTACACAAAGCACCTTCACCCCTCCGTTTTTGTGCAGAAGGGGACGAAGCCTTTCTGCCTACACACGCCGGGGGCAGCAATTTCTTTCCTGCCATCGCCAATGTGAGACCTGTCTGGCGGATGATATACCCACAAGATACACCCCATCTGTTTAACATTCGTCCCGATTTTACAACACTCGATTGGGCGTTCATTGTCGGCTATGTACTGAGTTTCATCGCGCTTCTCTTCACCTTTGATTCAATTTCCGGCGAACTCGAACGCGGAACATTGCGATTGACATTGGCAAACCCTATCCCGCGGCACATTGTCTTGGTCGGCAAGTTTTTAGGCACCTTCATCAGTATTAATATTCCGTTCGCCGTTGCGGTATTGATGAACCTACTCCTGATTTCTACCTCAGACGCTGTACAACTCAACACCGAGGCGTGGGGACGTTTAGGCATCTTGTACGGTATCGTTATCCTCTATACATGTCTCTTTATCGCTTTGGGGCTTCTAATCTCCGCGGCAGTACGAGAGAGTGGTGTAAGTCTTGTCGTGCTGTTATTAATCTGGGTAAGTTTTGTGGTATTTGTACCGAATACGTTGGCATCTATCGGCAGTCGAACCTCGGTACCCATCGCATACATGGAGTTTTGGAGCCAGCGTATTCAACTCGGAAACGAGGCACGCGACGCATATCGGGATAAATATGGAGATTCACAGACACCGCCACCGGTGCACGTACTCGGCGAATATGTCACCACAGAAGCAGAAGCATACGAACGCTTCAACGAAACATATTTGAAGCAGCAGATTGAACAAGGGAAACGGGCGCGTGCGATAACTCGTATTTCACCGACAGCGATTACGCAACGCCTCTTTGAATCTTTTGCCGGAACGGGGTTTGAACGGCATCTGCAATTTATTGAGAATGTGCAGCGTTACGCCCGTCAGTACCGAGAATTCGTTATTGATACCGATAGAGCAGATCCAGAAAGTCTTCATGTCGTTGGGATTCAGGAGGGTATGTCGCAGAAGTCTGTCAGTCCAGAGGCGATTCCCAAATTTAAAGACACACTCAGCCTCAACCGTGATGTCAACACAGCGGCGACGGATCTACTGTTGTTGGTGTTGTTCCTTGGTGTGCTTATGTCGGGGGCGTACCTCGCCTTTGTCCGTCTTGAGATTTGA
- a CDS encoding DUF1501 domain-containing protein encodes MDNLPKTKRKTNSKGDFCGQTRREFIGNIAGGFASLALTGLLSADGFLDSQAVAADGVTPYLNPLTPKPSHFTPKAKRVIFLFMYGGPSHVDTFDYKPTLSKLNDKTVQVKTKGRGGERSEGRIVSPKWDFKQHGESGQWVSGLFPHLATCVDDIAFIKSMTADSPLHGSAMLMMNAGRVLSGHPSLGSWVNYGLGSENENLPGYVVMLDRTGGPISGAKNWSSGYMPAVYQGTVFRSEGAPILNLERPSDVSESEQRRLLDYLRQFNTTHLSKRTDNTDLAARISSYELAYKMQSTAPEAVDLKSEPEHIKALYGVNEKETEEFGTKCLLARRLVERGVRFIQLYSGGAHGDDNWDAHNDIEKNHNKHAKATDKPIAGLLKDLKQRGLLDETLVVWGGEFGRQPTAEYAKGTGRDHNSYGFTMWMAGGGIKGGISVGETDELGSAAVTDPFHVRHLHATILHQLGIDPNRLTYFHSGLDQKLVGVEGAEPIWQVMS; translated from the coding sequence ATGGACAATCTACCTAAGACCAAGAGAAAAACAAATTCAAAAGGGGATTTCTGTGGTCAAACCCGTCGGGAATTTATCGGTAATATTGCCGGTGGTTTCGCATCGCTTGCACTGACCGGACTTCTATCCGCTGACGGTTTTCTCGATTCACAAGCCGTCGCGGCAGACGGTGTAACGCCCTATCTCAATCCACTCACGCCAAAACCGTCACACTTCACGCCGAAGGCAAAACGCGTGATTTTCCTGTTCATGTATGGCGGTCCAAGCCATGTTGACACCTTCGACTACAAACCGACGCTGTCCAAACTCAACGACAAGACCGTTCAAGTCAAAACGAAAGGACGCGGCGGTGAGAGATCGGAGGGACGCATCGTCAGCCCAAAGTGGGATTTCAAACAACATGGCGAATCGGGACAGTGGGTCTCAGGACTCTTTCCGCATCTTGCAACCTGTGTTGATGACATCGCCTTTATCAAGTCAATGACTGCAGACTCACCACTGCACGGTTCAGCGATGCTGATGATGAACGCAGGTCGCGTGTTGAGCGGTCACCCGTCGCTCGGATCTTGGGTGAATTACGGGCTTGGCAGTGAAAACGAAAATCTTCCGGGATACGTTGTAATGCTTGACCGAACGGGGGGTCCCATCAGCGGTGCTAAGAACTGGAGTAGCGGATATATGCCCGCTGTTTATCAAGGCACAGTTTTCCGTTCAGAAGGTGCCCCGATACTGAATCTGGAGCGTCCGAGTGACGTGAGTGAAAGCGAACAGCGCAGGCTCCTCGACTATTTGCGCCAATTTAACACAACCCATCTCTCCAAACGCACCGACAACACTGATCTCGCCGCTCGAATTTCGAGTTACGAATTAGCCTACAAGATGCAGTCTACCGCACCGGAAGCAGTCGATTTGAAAAGCGAACCGGAACATATTAAAGCACTGTACGGGGTCAACGAAAAGGAGACGGAGGAATTTGGCACGAAATGCCTTTTAGCGAGACGGTTGGTTGAGCGTGGTGTTAGGTTCATTCAGCTTTACTCCGGTGGTGCCCATGGCGACGATAATTGGGATGCACACAACGACATCGAGAAAAACCACAACAAGCACGCCAAAGCGACTGATAAACCGATTGCCGGGCTGCTGAAAGACCTCAAACAGCGCGGACTACTCGACGAAACACTCGTTGTATGGGGCGGTGAATTCGGTCGACAACCGACAGCAGAGTACGCCAAGGGGACAGGTCGTGACCATAACTCTTACGGCTTCACAATGTGGATGGCTGGCGGCGGGATCAAGGGCGGTATCAGCGTTGGTGAGACCGACGAACTCGGTAGCGCGGCGGTCACAGATCCATTTCATGTCAGGCATCTGCACGCGACAATCCTCCATCAACTCGGAATTGACCCGAATCGACTCACTTATTTCCACAGCGGGTTAGATCAGAAACTTGTAGGTGTTGAGGGTGCGGAACCAATTTGGCAGGTGATGAGTTGA